Within the Mauremys reevesii isolate NIE-2019 linkage group 2, ASM1616193v1, whole genome shotgun sequence genome, the region TACATCTCAGCATGTCTCTTCTGGTGAGGAATAAGTGGTAGCCGTAGGTGAACTCATTAAATAGTTATCCTGCCTTCATGCAATGTCCCTAGCAAAAAAGGGATATAAAAATACTGGAAAATTAGGTTTACTGGAAAAAAAGACATTGTCTCTAGCTATACAGTGTCTTCTATGAGGTATCAGGGGTCTGTAAagtcttggaaaaaaaatctttagtgtGAAATTAATGTATATTCTGTAATTTAAGATCATTGCTTTGTTTTCTACACTCAGCTCGATTGAATTCTGAATCCAGTATTTCATCAGGCAGTTCATCCTTCTGTTCTGATCCCGTGAACTTCTCAGACCAGGATAAAGCCCATCATGGTATTGCCCATGTCTTTCAAACATACGTTTTTTCTCATTTTTGGCACTTTAATTAATGCCAATCACTGCTATTTTATGTTCCCTTTTGTAGGGTTACCTGAATTATTTGATAAATGCTGGTGGATAAAAAACTTTTTCCACTCTGAACCATCTTCTCCAAATGTGAATGGAAAAACAATATCGACCAGCAGGTAAGTCTTGCTTCTTGAATGATGGAGATCATttacttgttttatttttcttctttactTTACTGATTGGAATACCCCCCTCTTTCCCCTGCACTCCACACCAACTTTAGGGATACAATATCTTGATGTTGATTTTAAGTGAAATGTAGTGGAAATGCAAGGTCACAGCTGAATGTCTGTGGAAATTTCCACTTGTTTCTTGTTAGTGAAGTTAGTCAAGTCCTACAAAAGTTTACAGTAAGCAGAGAATAGTGACCATAACTATTCTGACTGCTTGAAGTGATAAAGCAATATTTTGTTTGTTGGCATGTTTGTAAAATAATGCTTGGCTACCTGGCAAGGCTTAGAAAATTTACTGATATAGTGTCTTAACTAGAGGCCATAGAGAACAGTACAATACATACAAATGTGAACATCTATTCAGTTCAGTAAAataatacaaattttaaaaatacaaaagattAAAAACTTACGGTCAGCTTTCCCCTGGATCAGTTACACTTTTAAATCACAACCTCTAAAACAGTGTAAACTTGAGTACCTAGATATACATTTCCTCTTCACCCTAACTTAGTTGACTTAAATACATATTTCATAATTTTGTTTACACTGGATATTATAATCCTGTTAATAACTTGTTTTTATCTGTTTACAGTGTTGCAAGTTGACTTTACCTGCAGTGATGTTACTCATATAGACTCATTTATCTAAAGCTCAGGATCTTTCAGATGGCTTCATTCAGCTGTGTGAAGAAAATATACTGCTTGAAACTTCACTTCCATGAGAAAGTAGAATTTCACAAAGATTTGTCAGTAGCTTAAATGGTTTTGCTTAAGGCAGGCATAGTTTCTACCTATGCTGTCCGCTACTGAATTGTTAATGTTTGataatttccatttaaaaatattaagaaTACATTTAAGTGGATTTAATATCCTAATGACTAGCTCATATCACTGGAAGAAATGACAGTAAAAAGTAAGATCAGCATAAAGTGGCCAGTGATTATCTAGGTTTTATTCTGTAAGTTGAAAAGCTTCTGTGGACTGTTAGTGTCAAAAATTTTCAAGAGTGCTGTGACTTAAAACAGAACAGTTTGTGTTTGAAATGTCTATTCAGTAAGTAGTATTTTCCCATAAGCTTAAGTTTTACTATATCAACTGTGCTGACATAAATGGATATAAATTAGTTTCAGATTAAGATTCTTGTTTTATATAATGGACCTGGCACATCTTTCCCAAGTGCCAGGTATAGCAGGTACATACTGTTGAGAAGGAAGTTTACAAAAAAGTTAATAGTTTTAATTGTGGAAAATCCTATTAAACAACAATCATTAGCTCTGTCCCCTTGTTATGGCTGAATATGGATTCTGACCTTAAATACAAGTGTGTACTTCTCATTCACATGCATGCACCTAAGTATTTGAGGGCAGAACATGAGGACATGTCAAAATCCACAAAAGTTAGACTATTTACCCTTTTGATTTGCAGCCATACTTCACTTTTTTTTATGCTACTCTTACCTGTTCTACTGTTGGTTAAAGAGCCTCTTGTTTTGTATTAAGTGCTGTCTATAAATTTACCTTATTGGATGTGAACTCTTTGACAGTTCCAACTCCTTAAATAATCACAGTTCTGTTATTAACAATTATCTCTGtccattaaatatatttttacactAATCATGGTTTCCCTTCTTAAAGGATTCCAAGCTGCTTAAACTAATTATTCACATAATCACCACTCAGTGATGAATTGCAGCCCTCTCTGGTGTGAAGTATGGTAGTTTAACAGTGCACAGTTATACAACAGCAGTTATGTTTTGTGAGGCAGATGAGTGAAACTGCTTAGGAGAGGGTATTGCAAATACTTGGTTTGAGCATTTCATATCCATAAGTTTCAGGACTATTTCTCTATGCAGCTTTATGATGCATCAGGTCTGTTCAGGTCACTTACTGAATTTATCTGGTACTTTTTTAAGCACTTCAGGTATTAAGTAACAATGTGTCCTTTTAAAGTAAACATGTAAACTTTATCATGACATACAGATAAGTGCCATGGACATCTATAGCACTGAGAAAATAATGAAGAAGTAGTTTATAATCTATCTTGAGACGGTATACACAGAGTAGGTGAGAACAAGGATGAAGACAACTGTTAGAAGAAATAGTGTGCTGGAACTCATTACGTGAATATAAAAAAAGCAATTtatctatttttgtttaaaatgatcaCATCTTTTGATCTtagaattattttaaatgtatgttaTAAGCTATTCTATTTTTATACTaacattttatattaataaagttTAATTATTCTGAGGTCTGAAATGTTTCTTCTCTAATGCAAAATAGTGGTCACCGTTGCATGTGAATTTGTGGCAAAATCTACAAAATGCCCATGAACAGAAATTAAAGAAGTCATCtttcaaagcagcaaagagtcttgtggcaccttatagactaacagacgttttggagcatgagctttcgtgggtgaatacccacttcgtcggatgcatgtgccACAagactctataaggtgccacaagactctttgctgctttttcagatccagactaacatggctacctctctgatactcatCTTTCAAAGTAATTTTTGAAACAATCGTAACAGGAATGTGAGAGGAAAGTAGGAGTTTAAATTAGGATAGAGAAACCAGgaggaaaaaaatgctttaatGCCTTAGTGAAAACATAGTAAAAGAATATGGACTTGTAACTACAAATTTTGAAGATGATGATCTTCTCATTTGTCTGTGAGTctcatctgtgactgctagtagcaaatatccccaatggccagagatgagacactagatggggagggctctaagttgttacagtgaattctttcccaggtatctggttGGTGGATCTTGCAGAGATGCTCAGGGCTAACTGGTCATCATATGTGGGGGCAAGAAAGAATTTTTCCCCAGTTCAGATGAGCAGAGTCCCTACAGGAGGTgagggggttcaccttcctctgcaccaTGGGTCACTTGctcaacataagaacagccatactgggtcagcccaatgattcctctagcccagtatcctgtcttccaacagtggccaatgccaagtgctttaGAGAGAatgcacagaacagggcaattattaagtgatctatcccctattgtccagtcccagcttctggcagtcagaggctagggactcctaggcatggggttgcatccctgaccatcttggttagtagctactgatggacctgtcctccatgaattttttttttttaacccagctataattttggccttcacaacatccctggcaacaagttccacgaGTTGACTGTGTTGGGTGAAGAAgcccttccttttgtttcttttaaactaaagcctattgatttcattgggtgacccctggtgcTTGAGCTaggtgaaggagtaaataacacttccttattcaattactccacatcattcatgattttgttAGACTTCTATCCTGTTCTCCCATCCCTCCCCCGAATCATCTCTTCTTCCGAGCTGAAAATTCTCAATTGccttaatctcttctcatatggaagctgttccatacccttaatcatttttgttggccttctctgtaccttttccagttctaatttgtttgagatggggagaccagaactgcacacagtattccaggtgttggtgtaccatggatttatagagtggtattatattttctgtcatattatctatcccttaatGATTCCTAGCACTACTAGCTTTTctttttactgctgctgcacatggagtAGATGCTTtaagagaactgtccacaatgactccaagatctttcttgagtggtaacagataatttggatcccatcattttgtatgtatagtgaGGATATTTTCCAAGGTGCATTaatttgtatttatcaacattgaatttcatctgccatttcagtcagccagttttgtaagatccctttgtaagtttgcagtagggtgaccagacagcaagtgtaaaaaatcaggatgggggtggggggtaataggagcctatataagaaaaagaccccaaaatcaggactctctataaaatcgagacatctggtcaccctactttgcagtctgctttggacttaattaccttcagtaattttgtattgtctgcaaacgttgccacctcactgtttattccTTTTTCCAAATTTATAAATATATTGAAAAGCACTGGTCCAAGTACAAATACCTGGAGGACACTGCTCTTTACCTCTCTTTTCTGAAAGCtggccatttattcttacccgttgtttcctgtcttttaagcagttactgatccatgagaggaccttctctcttatcccctgactactttgcttaagagcttttagtgggggaccttgtcaaagcTTTAAGTCCAAGTACAAtattgctggtttaaactagagtaaatggtgaattctctgtaatttgaggacttcagtactCCACCAGAGGTTATTGGTCTATTACgggagtgggtaggtgaggttctgtggccttcaaggtgcaggaggtcagactacatggttATGTTGCtgtcttctggccttaaaaatcagTCTAAAGCTGCTTTATGCCACTGGTAAAGTTTCCTACCCTAAGATGAGCCAACTGGGGACAGCTACTTCAGTTTTAGGCCCGCTTTATGATGTGGTGCAATGCAGTGCAGCCCAGGATGGAGTCCAGTGTATCTAACTGATGATAATTTGCAGTAAATTGTGTACTTACCCCAAGTATTGATAGAACAGAACACACAACTTGATCAAATCTACAAAACACATTTATTGCCACACACCTAGAAACAGTTAACAAATAGCAGAGAAATTCAATAGGAAATACAATGTAAATCAGCATATTGCTACTAAGTTAGATCTTATTCAGAGGACAAGCATGTTGGCAACTGAAATGAAGGACTTGATTTTGCTCCAGCATTCCAGTACCAATAGTATATAATAATTCCTCCCAAAAGCAATGGCCAAAGCATAGCTGGTTGATCCTTGTAAGGTCCCCTTTTGGCACTGATACTTGCAAACAGATGCTGCTACCACAAAAGTCAGTGGAAAAGTACCATTCGCTTCAACAGGAGAAGGACCTATTAGTGCATGTTAGCTATGAGCACCTAAATTCATAACCCTGATAAGGTTTCCCAGATCATGTATCAACTACATGCCATTCTCAGCATTCCCCAGGTTAATATTAGGTTACATGACTGACTCCTACATAATATAAGGGTCTTGCTACTTGCCTGCATTTGAGGGTTTCCCCCTCATCAAAACAGGGGTTGAGGTGCTGTGCTTATTAGACCAGGAAATCTGCAGAGATATTAATGTTTGTGTGTGAAATATGTTACTGTGATAATTATAATGGCTGAATTTTAGCAATTCTACATTATTCTTGGATAAGTAGTGAATACATTGTTTTACTGCATTTAACTTTAGAAGTGTTAACTCCAGTACTACAGATTGTGGAACACTGTGTAATAATATTGACAGTCACCAGATAGTCCTAAACAAGTTCTAATTAACAGAATGTATAGACAGCTAGAACGTGGACGAAACATTGTACTGCTAACAGCATTTTGCCCACAAGATTTAAATGCCTGTTAAACAGAAATTGTAAGAGTATATGTAATAGCATAATTACATATTGTGTATAAGAAATGACtttaaaggggggaggggatcTACTGCCATGATATAATTTTGAGTTTCCTACTttgtacagttctctgaagaaGAGAGAGTGTTAAATAAAAAGGATTCTAAAATACTTTATGAAAATGCAATAGCAAACTGCAAAGGGAGCTAGTGTAGGGGGTTTGAAATAAGCGTATCCTTTTCTGCACATGTGCAGCCATAAAGACTGTCACAAATTCACAAATAACATTTTACATCAGGACTTATTTGTAGCTTTCCCAGAAGGGCTACGCCACCTATGTCTTCTGGTTAAGGTATAGAGCGTCAGTATTCATCAGTATAGATTCTGCATTGTTTAATGAGTTACTGTGGCAGTAAACTGCTGAGGATGCACTAACCCCAAAAGAAAAGGAACTATAAAAGCTAGCTATTTTTGTGGCCCCTTGACACTAAACAAAGAAAGGCTTCAACAAATCTGAAGCCTAGGATAGATTAGTTTTCGGCTGTTATAACTTACGCAACAGACACTTATGTGGCATCTTACTTTAGTTTTCACTAACACTGAGTTTTATATGGGTGATGGGTTTTTTTGAGGATCAACAGTTATTACACTACTGTTCCCATGTATGGATTATTTTTGTACAAGTTACATGAACGTATTGCTTATGTCTCCCTCACACCCTTGATGCAAAGCTTTAACAAAATCTTTCTGAATAATGAATTTGCATGACAACAAGGTGAACATGAGAGAGCAAGTATTATTTTCTACCCCCTGCAGAATGAATTTCACACTCTCACTATTGATGATAACTTGTTTATTGGTCTTTCATACTTCTTCCAACAACATGGAAAACTCTACTGGATTTTACTAGAACAATATTTTTTATTAGTAACTTATTTTTCTGTTTGTAATGGCACTACAAAATTGTGATGTTACAAAATAGAAAAGATCCTGCCTTAAGTTATATGATTCCCCGTGTTTCCTTATATGACCTTTATAAAAGGGCATCAGGACATAGCTAATTGGGTATCTTCTTTCTGGGGAAGCAAGATGTGTCTGGCATCTCACAGCTCTGCAAATGAAAACCTGGTTTACTGCTCTTCAGTTATTTGCACCAGGATTAATATTGtttggaaaatgtttctcagagtGTGTTTGGCAGCTGGCCACTGAAAATTCTGCCCATGTTGATGCTGAGTGCCCTGCCTTGCCTTTGAGTGTTAGGAGCGCCCTGTCAGATATCCAATTTCATGTGCTCTGTCATACTGCCATTTTAGACTGCTCCTGCAGTAGCAGATCTGAAATATGCCGTTCAATAATCACAGGAAGATACGTCAGTGCAATAGGAGGAGGAAGCTATTAGCAACAGGGGAGGGAATCTGGTCAGAATATTGGGAAAGGTGGAGGAACAAACCTTTATACACCCTTTGTCTCTGACAGATACTGGGGAAAATACATTTGCTTTCCCCTTATTCTGAGCctatgggtcagattctgatcccaACTACTGTACAcgagtgtaaatccagagtaactcaaaTGGCTTAGACAAAATTACTCCATTTCTACACttgtataactgagatcagaatctcccCCACCAGCTATGCCTGGGCTGGTAGTGTCAGGTGATAGAGGATATTCTTTGTCTGCTAGTGTACAGCATGAGCTGCAGACTCCACAAGGACAGCCTGAAGATTTATAGCCCGTGTGGTAGCAAAAGGAGTGGGTTAGGGCATCCAAGATAGATTTGCAGGAGTTGGAAATATTTTGAGTGGTTACTCAAATGTCCTCTGCTTGTCCTTTGCAGCAACCGAAATCACTAGAACATTGGAATGTATCTGATCCATTTTGCAGTATGTTGCATGTGGATGATTATCTTTGAACAGTAGTCGAGATTAATCAAGAACCTGTGACATAAATAAGATATTTTAGAGCCTGATATAATGGTAGTCTATATTGATTTTCAGTGGGCGTTGTCATCCCACTGATGATTTTCTGACAACAGCAACAACTGTACAGTTAATTGTTGAGCTTAAAAGATGACAGTGAGGATGCTGTGCTTGGGTATGGCATTTATTGCTgaacacatttttaaagcatGTAGGTGTTCTATACAAATCAGTGCTATACTAAACCTTTTTTCCAGAGTCTGATCTCTATATTTAACTGCAATTTAGATCACTTGAACAGCTGAATGACAAATCAGACATGTGTTAggagttggatcacagaacccccccccgGGAGCTGCCACCCGCTGTGCCGAGACTACTTCtgtccctgctttccctgccagcttgggactccagcaccctgtcttacTGAGCCAGACGcgcccgtctgctccagcaaagacccagggtctgaattacttgccccaaagctgcaggcttaactgaaagcagcttacagaagtgtttgtctttaacactcaaatGCCCAACTTCCAgcggggtctaaacccaaataaatccgttttaccctttAAAAgattatacaaggtaaactcaaattgtttgccctctataacactaataaaaaatatgcacagctgtttgcctcccccaggtattaatacatactctgggttaattaataagtaaaaagcaaTTTTATTAAATACGAAAAGTAaaatttaagtggtttcaagtagtaacaaacaaaacaaagtaagtcaccaaggaaaataaaataaaacacgcaaatctatgtctaatcaaactaaatacaaATAATCTCACCCTTAaaaatgcttcagtaagttttttcctcaacCTAAataccttccaggcctgggcacaattctttcccctggtacagctcttgttccagctcaaaTGGTAGCTTAAAAAAATTCCTCATAATGGCTCTCcattttgttctgttccacccatttatatatcttttgcataaggcaaaaatcctttgtccctctctgggttccaaCCCCCTTCTTCttaataaaaaaaccccaccaggTTAAAAATAAATTCCAGTTAAGGTGACATAATCACGTCACTGCAATACTTCATTACCCACGTGCCAGCACATACATatacaaaaaaaaaccttacaggtaaaacaaagccatctgcagtcaattgtcctggttaataaAAGTCATCGAAATTCCAAACcaacattaatggcccacactttgcataattacaataggccctgaAAGTTATATtccatatttctagttttaaatacaaaagtggtacatttatacaaataaaataatcacACGTAgtaaattataagctttgtaataccTTACAAaaaaccttttgcataaagcatattccagttacattatatttactcattagcatatttttataaaatcatataaagTGCAATGTCACAATATGCACATGCCAAGTGACCTAAGCTGCAGGCAAAAATAACTGCAGGTTGTAATGTTGCAAGTACAGTCACAAAAATggaggaaaactgaaagttgGGCCTTAAAACTATAAATTGTTGCCTGCAGCCTGCTTCACTTAAAGGTAGGATTTAAAAATCTCACACCTTCAGCTGTATAATAAAATAGTGCTAAGGGCATTGTTGTATGATGACCATAAAAAAGATGCAACAAAGAAGCATCTAAATAAATCCATTTAGTTTTACACCATTGAACCCATTTCATCCCATTGGCCCTCACAACACAAAGGATTCTATGCAACTTCTTCCAGAGACCTTCAGTGCTGCTCCCAAAACATTAAGAGGCTCTTCCAAGTGCAATGTTCACTCAGTTCACAAGGGTACCTGTACACTGAAGGGGTTGGAGAGTCAGGGTCAAGCCAGAAGGTGTAATTAATTCAGGTTAGTGAACCCAAGCTCCCCTTTCGGCTTTAACTTGAGTTGCTAACCCAAGTTAAAAACTGAGTTGCTGTGTCTTCGCTGTTATTTTTAGCCAAACTCACTGTTACCACAGGTCTCTCAGCTAGGCTGTTGAGATGGTTGCCTGATGTAATctattttgtttaaaacttttaatAATTACTTAATTGCAAATGATTCCGTGTTTCATAAAAGCAGAGAAATGAAAGAATAATTTTAATGGCAGACTATCCAATGAAGTAGGTTCCTTTAAAAAGGTATTGTTCCATTATATTTGAATCAGGTTAATTTAATTCTAGCTTGACTCCAGTTCAAATCTGCAGTACATTTTAAGTGTAGGTGAAATCTAGAATTACTATTTGAATTACAACTAGCTGGATTTGTTTGTGAAGGTCTAGTACTTAGTGGTGCAATCATAGCAATACAACTCAAGTTTTGAACATACAAAGCAGACTAAATATAAATTATACTTGGCAACTCCTTTGTATTCCATCACAATAAAATGCCTGCCCACAAAATGTatgatctatttttttttaaatcttctcatGATGTTcttctttataaaatattttttttccaggtgAAGCATCAGTTGCTTCATATTTCACACTGAATTTACCTAGTAAAGACCAAGGTaaatggatgaggtaatatcttttattggaccaacttctgttggtgagagagacaagctttcgagcttacatagTAGATTATTGCTTTCTCTACTTATTTGTTTCAGTTGtcataatttttgtttgttttctgtcatTTAATGTATTTGGTGAAGGAGTTATTTGTTCTGTTTTATCTATTGCTATATAGTGCATGTAGCATCAGTGGTACTGGAAGGAGACGGCTTTGTGCTTTGTGCTTTCAACATCAGGTTTAAATACCTAGACACCTTGGAATTACAGCTTCAAATCCTAGGAGGGTCAGATCAGACCTTCAGGCTTCTGAGATAATTTAATTAGACTAACTCTGGTGTGGGGACTGTCATTAATTCTGTGTTTTTATAGCACCTACGTATAATGGGGCTCCTGAGTGCTActataacacaaataataatattgTCATGCATTATAGTACTGTGTCGATCTTTCTAATTAAACCATTAAAATGGTAGCCCTCTATGTAGGCATTAAAGACTCCATGGCACTTTTAATAAGAGTAGGGTTTTGCCTTGACCAAAATTTCTGTCACACAGCACAAAATTGTGGGCAATTTGTAAGATGACTATACTCTATATAGTATGTTATAGCCTAAATGTATTTATTGTTGTCACTGATTTCTACCACTTATCTTAGTTTGAAAACTAAAAGTTAATATACTGTGTTTGAGCTCCACTGGCGTAAAGGATGCTGTTCATAATAAATTGATGAAAATTCTTCATGGTTGTTTCAGTATAGAAAATGAGCATAGCTTACCATGGGCTCAGTGGTTGCCACTCACTCCCAAGTCCTTGTCTTCACTCCCTAAAAAATAAATGGCTTCAACAGCAGAAAGTCATAGAAGCTAAATGGGCCAGGTAACTGCACATTTGACTCACTCTGTGGTCTGCTCTAGGAATGCCTGTAACAATTCTAGCCATCACCTTTTTGTGGGTGGAGACCTGCATCCCTTCTCTCTCCAGACCAGAGTTTTAGACAATATGGTCCCTAAAGGTACTGCATGAGGTTGCAATATCTGCCACAATATCCTCTACCCTTCGACAGCTAATTTATTTTGGATAGGGCTTGCAAGCATATTAAGATGTGGATTCAGTTGGGAGGCAGAGAGATTGCACAAATGAACTCTTTCTTCCCTGTACCTCgctttttggtttttaattaaCCCAACCACATTCTGGTTGCCCACAGAATATAAATTGGAGTCACTTTAGATCTCTTTAGCTCCTCCATATATAGGTGATACAGAACTACTGTTTTACCTTGCCACATCCTGTCATCCTCTGCACAGCAGAACTACACAGATTCCTTTGCTTTCTGGGCCTTCTGCACCCATGGAAGGGATCAGGGACTGGAAGTATTCCTCAGAGCTGCAGGATATGATCAACACATCTAGAAGACAGACATCTCTTCCTGGCTTGTGTTAGAAACAGACCTGACAGTTTCCCAAGGAAGAGTCCAGGCCTACATTTAGAACCCca harbors:
- the PPDPFL gene encoding pancreatic progenitor cell differentiation and proliferation factor-like protein, whose amino-acid sequence is MASVPSAGCLLAKNQYYRTRLNSESSISSGSSSFCSDPVNFSDQDKAHHGLPELFDKCWWIKNFFHSEPSSPNVNGKTISTSSVAS